One stretch of Saccharopolyspora erythraea DNA includes these proteins:
- a CDS encoding ABC-ATPase domain-containing protein: MAQRTGPRRGDRRQPQAASGRRDEQGLRDELRNMHGTSYGRYKALRGSWSFGGFTLEVQRVQPDPFAPASRCEVRVPAQVADFPRELWHNQVRARALAGFLVRAAHRRLRDSRLRVDAGRQQVLDRSACQVVDGEVVLRLGIDLPGRGRTIDGTQAERALCEDLPEVVEQALRFATAEQTRLREFVDSIEDTDALRRGLTEHGLVAFVADGSILPRRSGVDDHPLTDAVPFRSPESLRVTMRVPNRGEVTGMGVPEGITLIVGGGFHGKSTLLRALEYGIYDHVPGDGRELVVCRDDTVKIRAEDGRRVHRVDVSPFVSHLPTGADTADFSTDNASGSTSQAAAISESVEAGAGVLLVDEDTAATNLMIRDARMQELVAKDSEPLTPFVDLIRPLSRQRGVSTVLVMGGSGDYMDVADRVLMMDAYRALDVTERARELAANPTGRHSEADGFPALRARVPDPRSVDTERPKVRARGVDALTLGESTVELRAVEQIVDPSQVTGIGLALVTCVRRGLLDGDRTVAEVLDAFAAEVAERGVHAVDDRYVGDFAVPRTFELAAALNRLRTLRVSRLA, from the coding sequence ATGGCACAGCGAACAGGGCCGCGCCGCGGCGACCGGCGGCAACCGCAGGCCGCAAGCGGGCGGCGGGACGAGCAGGGGCTCCGCGACGAGCTCAGGAACATGCACGGCACGAGCTACGGGCGCTACAAGGCGCTGCGCGGCTCGTGGTCGTTCGGCGGGTTCACCCTCGAGGTCCAGCGGGTTCAGCCCGACCCGTTCGCGCCCGCCAGCCGCTGCGAGGTGCGGGTGCCCGCGCAGGTGGCCGACTTCCCGCGGGAGCTGTGGCACAACCAGGTGCGCGCCCGCGCGCTGGCCGGGTTCCTGGTGCGCGCCGCGCACCGGCGGCTGCGCGACAGCAGGCTGCGGGTCGACGCGGGCCGCCAGCAGGTGCTGGACCGCAGCGCCTGCCAGGTCGTCGACGGCGAGGTCGTGCTGCGCCTGGGCATCGACCTGCCCGGCCGGGGCCGCACCATCGACGGCACGCAGGCCGAGCGCGCGCTGTGCGAGGACCTGCCCGAGGTGGTGGAGCAGGCGTTGCGCTTCGCCACCGCCGAGCAGACCCGGCTGCGGGAGTTCGTCGACTCCATCGAGGACACCGACGCCCTGCGGCGCGGACTGACCGAGCACGGCCTGGTGGCCTTCGTCGCCGACGGCTCGATCCTGCCGCGCCGCAGCGGCGTGGACGACCACCCGCTCACCGACGCGGTGCCGTTCCGGTCACCGGAGTCGCTGCGCGTGACGATGCGGGTGCCCAACCGCGGCGAGGTCACGGGGATGGGCGTGCCCGAGGGCATCACGCTGATCGTCGGCGGTGGTTTCCACGGCAAGTCCACGCTGCTGAGGGCGCTGGAGTACGGCATCTACGACCACGTGCCCGGCGACGGCCGCGAGCTGGTGGTCTGCCGCGACGACACGGTCAAGATCCGCGCCGAGGACGGCCGCCGCGTGCACCGGGTCGACGTCAGCCCGTTCGTCTCGCACCTGCCCACCGGCGCCGACACCGCCGACTTCTCCACCGACAACGCCTCGGGCTCCACCTCGCAGGCCGCGGCGATCTCGGAGTCGGTGGAGGCCGGGGCCGGGGTGCTGCTGGTCGACGAGGACACCGCGGCGACCAACCTCATGATCCGCGACGCCCGGATGCAGGAGCTCGTCGCCAAGGACTCCGAACCGCTGACGCCGTTCGTGGACCTCATCCGCCCGCTGTCGCGCCAGCGCGGGGTGTCCACGGTGCTGGTGATGGGCGGTTCCGGCGACTACATGGACGTCGCCGACCGGGTGCTGATGATGGACGCCTACCGGGCGCTCGACGTCACCGAGCGGGCGCGGGAGCTGGCGGCCAACCCGACCGGGCGCCACTCGGAGGCCGACGGCTTCCCGGCGCTGCGGGCCAGGGTGCCCGACCCGCGTTCGGTCGACACCGAGCGGCCCAAGGTCCGGGCACGGGGCGTGGACGCCCTGACCCTCGGCGAATCCACAGTGGAACTGCGCGCGGTGGAGCAGATCGTCGACCCCTCGCAGGTCACCGGGATCGGGCTGGCGCTGGTGACCTGCGTGCGCCGTGGTCTGCTCGACGGCGATCGCACGGTGGCCGAGGTGCTGGATGCCTTCGCCGCCGAGGTCGCCGAGCGCGGCGTGCACGCCGTCGACGACCGGTACGTGGGCGATTTCGCCGTGCCGCGGACGTTCGAGCTCGCCGCGGCCCTCAACCGGCTGCGGACACTGCGCGTGTCGCGGTTGGCCTGA